TTTTTCACGCAAGGTTTTTTCAATCGCCTTTGCATCGTTCACGGCAGTGTTTAATGTATGCCATTGCCCTGTATATTTATCAATGCCGATGATGAGTGCGTAATAATTTCCGCTTGTAACTTTCACTTCTTTTGCTTTTGAAACATTAAGTCCTTTGAGAGGGTCACCGCTTCCGCGTGTAGTATTTTCTTCTGTCTTTTCCGCTTCTATTATAGAGTTTTGCTGTGGTGTTTCCTGAATTGTTGGAATAGTGTTGACTTCTGACATCGTACTATTGTAAATCGTATTTAATGTAAGAGTTTTTGACTTACATTTTTGAATATAAATTTGACCTTGTTTCATTATTGCTTTATCCACATTGTCATTATTATTTTTTGCGATAGATGGATCGAACACCCAATAATTAAAAGTTCCTGTTCCTAATTCATAAAAACATTGTGTTTCATTTGGTAATAATGTAAGTTTTTGACCACCATACCAACCACCCGTTGAGGTAATGATGGATACCTCTTTTGAGAGTTTGTTTGTGAAACAAAAATTTCCAAAATTCGTTGTTGCGCATTTTTCCCCAGCAATATCTGTAATTGTTATATTCTGTTTTGTTAATTCGGAAGAAGTAAAAATAAAATTACCTTCTGAAATATTTGAACCGCCAATTACTGATAATGTAAGGGTTTTAGATTTACATTGGTCAACATAAATTTGACCTTGTTTTATTATTGCTTTATCCACATTATCATTATTATTTTTTGCGATAGATGGATCGAACACCCAATAATTAAAAGTTCCTGTTTCTAATTCATAAAAACATTGTGTTTCATTTGGCAATAATGTAAGTTCTTGACCACCATACCAACCGCCCGTAGAAATAATGATGGATACCTCTTTTGAGAGTTTGTTTGTGAAACAAAAATGTCCGAAGTTATTCTGTGCACAATCATTTTGCGCAAAAGAAATATTGTAAGAGTAAATGCAAATCAA
The Bacteroidota bacterium DNA segment above includes these coding regions:
- a CDS encoding caspase family protein; translation: MKTKLLIFVNLICIYSYNISFAQNDCAQNNFGHFCFTNKLSKEVSIIISTGGWYGGQELTLLPNETQCFYELETGTFNYWVFDPSIAKNNNDNVDKAIIKQGQIYVDQCKSKTLTLSVIGGSNISEGNFIFTSSELTKQNITITDIAGEKCATTNFGNFCFTNKLSKEVSIITSTGGWYGGQKLTLLPNETQCFYELGTGTFNYWVFDPSIAKNNNDNVDKAIMKQGQIYIQKCKSKTLTLNTIYNSTMSEVNTIPTIQETPQQNSIIEAEKTEENTTRGSGDPLKGLNVSKAKEVKVTSGNYYALIIGIDKYTGQWHTLNTAVNDAKAIEKTLREKYKTDKFYTLYDEQATRTAIMNDFENLVNTLTENDNLLIYFSGHGDFKKTMNKGYWVPIDAKTEAASDLISNNDIQTFLASIKTKHTLLISDACFSGDIFRGNTITVPFEDSEKYYTKVYNLYSRQALTSGGIEPVMDGGKDGHSVFAYYLLKNLENNTNKYYDIGQLYDNLKVPVVNNSDQTPHLDPLKNTGDEGGQFLFIKK